A stretch of DNA from Candidatus Poribacteria bacterium:
CATCCATCCTTCCGTCTTTCCATGCTTCCACCCAATACCAAAGGCAAAAAATGAACGATCATATTTATGATGCAATCGTTATCGGTGCTGGTGGTATGGGAAGCGCGACCGCATACCATCTCGCTAAATCCGGCGCAAACGTGCTTGTCTTAGAACAGTTTCAGCGTGGACACACCTTCGGCAGTTCACACGGCGAAACCCGTATCATCCGCTTCTTCTACGATAAACCCTTCTATACCGAGCTGATGAAAACCGCCTACGCCGAATGGCGCGACCTCGAATCGGTATCCGGGAAATCGTTGTTGTTTATCACAGGGAGTGTAGGGATCGGCGCAAAGGGAAACCCGTATGGACGCGCGACACGGCAAAGTTTAGATGCCGCAGGCGTTGAATCCGAGTGGTGGGATACGGCACAGTTAGCGGAACGTTTTCCGCAATTCCGATTGACAGATGATATGGAGATCCTCTATCAGAAGGACACAGGCTTTCTCCGTGCCGCCGAATGTGTCTCCACACACTTGCAGTTGGCAGCGCAACACGGTGCGATAATCCGCGAGGAGACCCGAGTAACCAGCATCGATTGGCAAACAGATGTTCCGACTGTTCGGACCGAAAATAGTCAATTTCATGGTAGGAAAGTCATCGTGACAGCCGGGGCATGGGCTGGCATCCTACTCGCAGAATTGGATCTTCCGCTCACGGTTACAAAACAACAGGTATGCTACTATCAGCCCACAGACAGTAAATGTTTCCAGCCAGACCGGTTTCCAGTCTTCACGGAAGTTACCCCTGATGGAGAATTCATCTATGCTATTCCCGCTTTTGGTGCTTTTGATAAAGGGGGCGGGGTAAAAATTGCACGGCACGGAAGGGGACAGGGCATCTCCCCTGATACATCCGAACGCGCGCCTGATGCAGACTATATTGCCCATATAGATGCTTACGTGCAAAAGCGTCTCCCGGAACTTGGAAAAGCCACGCATGCCGAAGTCTGTCTCTATACTGAAACTCCAGACGAAGACTTTATCATTGACGCACATCCGCACTGTCCAGACCTGCTGATTGCCGCAGGTTTTTCAGGGCATGGCTTCAAGTTTTGTGCACTCGTCGGACGTATGATGAGCGAACTCGCCCAAAACGGTAAGACCCGTTTTGACATTCACCCATTTCGTATTGACCGAGAACACGAAATCTCAAGCGGCATCCCAAGGCTGCAATCATGACGAAACAAACGAAAATAATTGTAGGTGTGATTTCCGTTGGTGTTGTGTTAATCGGCATCACGCTGTTTTTCCTCATGCCGCGCGGTTCTGAGCTCACCATCCAAGCACCGGCACCGCCACGGGAGGTTACACCTGCCCAATTACCAGCACCACTCCCTTCAGTGATTGCTGTGAAGGCAAGTCTGCCTATACATGATGTTAAAACGTTAGCGGAATCTGCCCTCAGAGACTATCTCAGCAAACCCATCCAGCGCAAAGATGGCGCGATTGATTACGCTATCAAGCTTGACGCTACTTCTCTCACAATGATGGGTGGAATTGACGGGACCGTGTCGGTAATCGTTCCCTTCCAATTCAGTGGGTGGGCGCGCGTCTCGAAAAAAATCTTCGGACAGGTCGTCCAGAAACGTGAAGATATTGAGGGGGCTGCGACTGCGTCCCTAACCCTTACCCCAACGCTTAACTCGGATTGGCGTATAACTGCCAAAACAACCTCTGATATTTCTGTCCAGAGAGCGGAAATTGAAATTTTGGGGATTACAATCTCAGTCCGTCGGATTCTTACCAAATTGGTGCGGGAAGCAGTTTTTCCCAAATTAGAGAACCTTATTGTCGAGTATATCACCAATATAGACGTAAAGACTCGCGTCGCTGGTTTATGGACAGGACTCTACGAACCGATAGTTATCAATCAAGAACCGCGAATCGCACTCACCATAGAGCCTCTGGAAATTCTCGCCCAACAGCTGTCGAGTGATGGGAAAGTGCTTTCGTTCAGCCTCGGCATAGAAACCTATCTTCACGCGCATATGGGAGATGTATTAACGGAGGTTCCTCATAATGCGACCGCTGACGTGCCAGACATTCAATTCGTGGATGCCCTTGAATCTGGTTACCAGATCATGGCACCGATTGAGATAACTTACGCTACTGTTGAAGACTTTGCCAAGCCCCATGTTGAAAAACCTCACAAACTCAAGGGAATTGATACGTTCGTTAGGAAGTTGACCCTCTACGGCAGCGGCACCCAGCTTGCGGCGGGGATTGAGTTCAGTATGCCTTCACTCGGCGCGGAGGGGCAGCTCTACCTACTCGGGACACCTATATATGACACGACGACGATGTCCCTTTCTGTCACCGAATTTGACTACACGCTAACGACGCGGAGTCTACTCTTGGATATTGCACGAGGTGTCGGAGAAGGTTTCTTTCCGCGCCTTCGAGAAACGGTTGAGGAGGAACTTGTCTTTCCATTGGAAGATCAGCTCACCAAACTCCGCGAAAAGTTGGCAGATGTCATCGCCGAACGCCGGATCGGTTCGTCCGTCGTTTTGCGTGGCACCGTAGATACCATTACACCGGAAGCACTTTATCTCACGCAGACAGGGGTACATATCCCGTTCCGCTTACAAGGCGATCTTATCTGTGAGGTAAATCTCACTGCTTCACGAGGTTCAGATTGAGTCTATTAACGCCAGTTTGAAAATAAATCTGTAGGTGTTTTTGCTTGGGTGTTTCCTACAGGTAGAGTGGTAAATACACACCAAAAGCGTTAGTATTGGGACGAATATGCCACTTTTCAAGGAAACCTTTTCTGCCTAAATACCGGTAGCGAAACCCGACATTCCACTTTTATCAAACTCACGTTATTAAGGACTGTTTTTCGTCCTATACGAAACCGTAGTCCGTAATGAAATGGAGGACGGACTTAAGGAGAAGACTTCATAGACTTGCTCCACGTCGTTCCTCCGCAAGGGAAAATTAAAAATCCGCAAGGGAAATTTAAAAAATGGAAACAACTCTTAGA
This window harbors:
- the solA gene encoding N-methyl-L-tryptophan oxidase; protein product: MNDHIYDAIVIGAGGMGSATAYHLAKSGANVLVLEQFQRGHTFGSSHGETRIIRFFYDKPFYTELMKTAYAEWRDLESVSGKSLLFITGSVGIGAKGNPYGRATRQSLDAAGVESEWWDTAQLAERFPQFRLTDDMEILYQKDTGFLRAAECVSTHLQLAAQHGAIIREETRVTSIDWQTDVPTVRTENSQFHGRKVIVTAGAWAGILLAELDLPLTVTKQQVCYYQPTDSKCFQPDRFPVFTEVTPDGEFIYAIPAFGAFDKGGGVKIARHGRGQGISPDTSERAPDADYIAHIDAYVQKRLPELGKATHAEVCLYTETPDEDFIIDAHPHCPDLLIAAGFSGHGFKFCALVGRMMSELAQNGKTRFDIHPFRIDREHEISSGIPRLQS
- a CDS encoding DUF4403 family protein; translated protein: MTKQTKIIVGVISVGVVLIGITLFFLMPRGSELTIQAPAPPREVTPAQLPAPLPSVIAVKASLPIHDVKTLAESALRDYLSKPIQRKDGAIDYAIKLDATSLTMMGGIDGTVSVIVPFQFSGWARVSKKIFGQVVQKREDIEGAATASLTLTPTLNSDWRITAKTTSDISVQRAEIEILGITISVRRILTKLVREAVFPKLENLIVEYITNIDVKTRVAGLWTGLYEPIVINQEPRIALTIEPLEILAQQLSSDGKVLSFSLGIETYLHAHMGDVLTEVPHNATADVPDIQFVDALESGYQIMAPIEITYATVEDFAKPHVEKPHKLKGIDTFVRKLTLYGSGTQLAAGIEFSMPSLGAEGQLYLLGTPIYDTTTMSLSVTEFDYTLTTRSLLLDIARGVGEGFFPRLRETVEEELVFPLEDQLTKLREKLADVIAERRIGSSVVLRGTVDTITPEALYLTQTGVHIPFRLQGDLICEVNLTASRGSD